The proteins below come from a single Aptenodytes patagonicus chromosome 2, bAptPat1.pri.cur, whole genome shotgun sequence genomic window:
- the LOC143156652 gene encoding tubulin beta-1 chain gives MREIVHIQAGQCGNQIGAKFWEVISDEHGIDPTGSYHGDSDLQLERINVYYNEAAGNKYVPRAILVDLEPGTMDSVRSGPFGQIFRPDNFVFGQSGAGNNWAKGHYTEGAELVDSVLDVVRKESESCDCLQGFQLTHSLGGGTGSGMGTLLISKIREEYPDRIMNTFSVMPSPKVSDTVVEPYNATLSVHQLVENTDETYCIDNEALYDICFRTLKLTTPTYGDLNHLVSATMSGVTTCLRFPGQLNADLRKLAVNMVPFPRLHFFMPGFAPLTSRGSQQYRALTVPELTQQMFDSKNMMAACDPRHGRYLTVAAIFRGRMSMKEVDEQMLNVQNKNSSYFVEWIPNNVKTAVCDIPPRGLKMSATFIGNSTAIQELFKRISEQFTAMFRRKAFLHWYTGEGMDEMEFTEAESNMNDLVSEYQQYQDATADEQGEFEEEGEEDEA, from the exons ATGCGTGAGATCGTGCACATCCAGGCCGGGCAGTGCGGCAACCAGATCGGCGCCAAG TTCTGGGAGGTCATCAGTGATGAGCATGGCATTGATCCCACTGGCAGCTACCATGGGGACAGCgacctgcagctggagaggatCAACGTCTACTACAATGAAGCAGCTG GTAACAAGTACGTGCCCCGTGCCATCCTGGTGGACCTGGAGCCCGGCACGATGGACTCCGTGCGCTCCGGCCCCTTTGGACAGATCTTCCGGCCCGACAACTTTGTCTTTG GTCAGAGCGGGGCTGGCAACAACTGGGCCAAGGGGCACTACACGGAAGGCGCGGAGCTGGTGGACTCTGTCCTGGATGTGGTGAGGAAGGAGTCGGAGAGCTGTGACTGCCTCCAGGGCTTCCAGTTGACCCACTCGCTGGGTGGCGGCACGGGCTCTGGGATGGGCACCCTCCTCATCAGCAAGATCCGGGAGGAGTACCCCGACCGCATCATGAACACCTTCAGCGTCATGCCCTCCCCCAAGGTGTCGGACACGGTGGTGGAGCCCTACAATGCCACCCTCTCTGTGCACCAGCTGGTGGAGAACACGGACGAGACCTACTGCATTGACAACGAGGCCCTGTATGACATTTGCTTCCGCACCCTGAAGCTGACCACTCCCACGTACGGGGACCTCAACCACCTGGTGTCGGCCACCATGAGCGGCGTGACCACCTGCCTTCGCTTCCCCGGCCAGCTGAACGCCGACCTGCGCAAGCTGGCGGTCAACATGGTGCCTTTCCCCCGGCTGCACTTCTTCATGCCGGGCTTCGCCCCTCTCACCAGCCGTGGCAGCCAGCAGTACCGAGCCCTGACGGTGCCCGAGCTGACGCAGCAGATGTTCGACTCCAAGAACATGATGGCTGCCTGTGACCCCCGCCACGGTCGCTACCTGACGGTGGCCGCCATCTTCCGGGGCCGCATGTCCATGAAGGAGGTGGACGAGCAGATGCTCAACGTGCAGAACAAGAACAGCAGCTACTTTGTGGAGTGGATCCCCAACAACGTGAAGACGGCCGTCTGCGACATCCCCCCGCGCGGCCTCAAGATGTCCGCCACCTTCATTGGCAACAGCACGGCTATTCAGGAGCTCTTCAAGAGGATCTCGGAGCAGTTCACGGCCATGTTCCGGCGCAAGGCTTTCTTGCACTGGTACACGGGCGAGGGCATGGATGAAATGGAGTTCACGGAGGCCGAGAGCAACATGAATGACCTGGTCTCTGAATACCAGCAATACCAGGATGCCACTGCTGATGAGCAGGGGGAAtttgaagaggaaggagaggaggatgaGGCTTAA